A single Methylobacterium sp. 17Sr1-1 DNA region contains:
- a CDS encoding amidase, giving the protein MTDPVELPAHQLARAIASRTISPVEVVEAHLARIERLEPKLQAFVAVYGDDARLAAEGADRMIRAGHAVGPLHGVPVALKDLIDLEGRITTGGSAHFRERRAAETATIAKRMLAQGMIVLGKTHTVEFAYGGWGTNQHMGTPWNPWDLATPRTPGGSSSGSGVAVAARMAPWAIGTDTGGSVRLPASFCGLTGLKVTIGRVSTAGIVPLSTSLDTPGPMARSVEDVALLYTILSGPDPRDPNTRGIAPEDPMPVLHRGVRGLRLARMPAVERAGVSSEMLDAYDASLEALARLGAEIVEVDLPFRFADLVTTSAIVQAECYFFNGALSEDRASRLDEDVRLRTLAGAGVSAQDYLRTKRFQQEMKAAFAQAMEGIDALLTPTTESAAIPLDAVDQTVMPSRFTRFGNLLELCALALPNGFTAGGLPLSLQIVCRGYDEATALRIGQAYQGATEWHLRGPAL; this is encoded by the coding sequence GTGACCGATCCCGTCGAGCTTCCGGCCCACCAGCTCGCCCGCGCTATCGCATCCCGAACAATCTCGCCGGTCGAGGTCGTGGAGGCGCATCTCGCCCGCATCGAGCGGCTGGAGCCGAAGCTGCAGGCCTTCGTGGCGGTCTACGGCGACGACGCGCGGCTCGCCGCCGAGGGCGCCGACCGGATGATCCGCGCCGGCCACGCCGTCGGCCCGCTGCACGGCGTGCCGGTGGCGCTCAAGGACCTGATCGACCTGGAGGGCCGGATCACCACTGGCGGCTCGGCGCATTTCCGCGAGCGCCGCGCCGCCGAGACCGCGACGATCGCCAAGCGCATGCTGGCGCAGGGCATGATCGTGCTGGGCAAGACCCACACGGTCGAGTTCGCCTATGGCGGCTGGGGCACCAACCAGCACATGGGCACGCCCTGGAACCCCTGGGACCTCGCGACGCCGCGCACGCCCGGCGGCTCGTCGAGCGGCTCGGGCGTCGCGGTGGCGGCCCGGATGGCGCCCTGGGCGATCGGCACCGATACCGGCGGCTCGGTGCGGCTGCCGGCCTCGTTCTGCGGGCTGACCGGGCTCAAGGTCACGATCGGGCGCGTCAGCACCGCCGGCATCGTGCCGCTCAGCACCTCCCTCGACACGCCGGGCCCGATGGCGCGCAGCGTCGAGGACGTGGCGCTCCTCTACACGATCCTGTCCGGGCCGGATCCGCGGGACCCGAACACCCGCGGCATCGCGCCCGAGGACCCGATGCCGGTCCTGCATCGCGGCGTGCGCGGATTGCGCCTCGCCCGGATGCCGGCCGTCGAGCGGGCGGGGGTCTCGTCCGAGATGTTGGATGCCTACGACGCCTCCCTGGAGGCGCTGGCGCGGCTCGGCGCCGAGATCGTCGAGGTCGATCTGCCGTTCCGCTTCGCCGACCTCGTGACCACGTCGGCGATCGTGCAGGCCGAGTGCTACTTCTTCAACGGCGCCCTGTCCGAGGACCGGGCCTCGCGCCTCGACGAGGATGTCCGCCTGCGCACGCTGGCGGGCGCGGGGGTGAGCGCGCAGGATTACCTGCGCACGAAGCGGTTTCAGCAGGAGATGAAGGCCGCCTTCGCCCAGGCGATGGAGGGCATCGACGCGCTGCTGACCCCGACCACCGAGAGCGCGGCGATCCCCCTCGACGCCGTCGACCAGACGGTGATGCCCTCGCGCTTCACCCGCTTCGGCAACCTGCTCGAACTCTGCGCCCTGGCGCTGCCGAACGGCTTCACGGCGGGCGGCCTGCCGCTCTCGCTCCAGATCGTCTGCCGCGGCTACGACGAGGCGACGGCACTCCGGATCGGACAGGCGTATCAGGGGGCGACGGAGTGGCACCTGCGGGGGCCGGCGCTGTAA
- a CDS encoding SGNH/GDSL hydrolase family protein encodes MSLDVTEAHVARREAVRVLAIGSSSTEGIGASAPDRTYPHLLQQSLRAAWRGTPVEVTNAGIGGETADQTLARLAEALNQTVKPDLVIWQVGTNDAITGGSEAAFRVRLEQGIALVRAAGSDLIILDQQYYPAIPDHARYERFVGLVAAVATGAEVPVFSRYALMKDWNRQDPDLLAGMLSSDKFHMGDQGYACLAQALGRDIQDAVTPRPDPLQAVARAKRQPLPGNVGLKRG; translated from the coding sequence ATGAGCCTCGACGTGACCGAGGCCCACGTGGCGCGGCGTGAGGCGGTGCGGGTGCTGGCCATCGGCTCGTCCTCGACCGAGGGCATCGGCGCCTCGGCGCCGGACCGGACCTACCCGCACCTGCTGCAGCAATCCCTGCGCGCTGCCTGGCGCGGCACCCCGGTCGAGGTCACCAATGCGGGCATCGGCGGCGAGACCGCCGATCAGACCCTGGCACGCCTCGCCGAAGCCCTGAACCAGACGGTCAAGCCCGATCTGGTGATCTGGCAGGTCGGCACCAACGACGCGATCACCGGCGGCAGCGAGGCGGCGTTCCGGGTCCGGCTCGAGCAGGGCATCGCGCTCGTCCGCGCCGCCGGCAGCGACCTGATCATCCTCGACCAGCAATACTACCCGGCGATCCCCGATCACGCCCGCTACGAGCGCTTCGTCGGCCTGGTCGCGGCCGTCGCGACCGGGGCCGAGGTACCGGTCTTCTCGCGCTACGCCCTGATGAAGGACTGGAACCGACAGGATCCGGACCTGCTCGCCGGCATGCTGTCCTCCGACAAGTTCCACATGGGCGACCAGGGCTATGCCTGCCTCGCCCAGGCGCTCGGCCGCGACATCCAGGACGCCGTGACCCCGCGGCCCGACCCGCTCCAGGCCGTCGCCCGTGCGAAGCGCCAGCCGCTGCCGGGGAATGTCGGGCTGAAGCGGGGCTGA
- a CDS encoding acyclic terpene utilization AtuA family protein yields MKTIRLGAGAGYAGDRIEPAIELAEHGALDYLVFECLAERTIALAQQARLRDPAAGYDPLLEARMRAVLAPCRRNGTRIVTNMGAANPLAAAEKTRSIARDLGLAGLKVAAVIGDDVLEAVGAGDYEILETGGRVRDLGNRVISANAYLGAGPIAEALARGADVVITGRVGDPALFLAPLIHAFGWGMDDWDRLGRGTLAGHLLECAGQITGGYFADPGVKDVAGLARLGFPIGIVDEEGGIEITKVPGSGGQVTLATCKEQLLYEVHDPARYLQPDVVADFSEVTMEALGPDRVRVTGGRGLPATGLLKVSVGLIDSYIGEGQISYAGPGAVARGRLALDIVRERLELTGVRASELRFDLIGVDSLHGARLAGEAEPYEVRIRVAGRCDSLGEAARIGNEVETLYTNGPAGGGGAWKSAREVVGVLSVLVPAALARPSVQMIEA; encoded by the coding sequence ATGAAGACCATCCGCCTGGGCGCCGGGGCCGGCTATGCCGGCGACCGGATCGAGCCCGCGATCGAGCTCGCCGAGCACGGCGCCCTCGACTATCTCGTCTTCGAGTGCCTGGCCGAGCGCACCATCGCGCTCGCCCAGCAGGCCCGCCTGCGCGATCCCGCCGCCGGCTACGACCCGCTGCTGGAAGCGCGGATGCGGGCGGTGCTGGCGCCGTGCCGGCGCAACGGCACCCGCATCGTCACCAATATGGGCGCGGCGAACCCGCTCGCCGCCGCGGAGAAGACCCGGTCCATCGCCCGCGACCTCGGCCTCGCCGGCCTCAAGGTGGCGGCGGTGATCGGCGACGACGTGCTGGAGGCGGTCGGCGCCGGCGACTACGAGATCCTGGAGACCGGCGGCCGGGTGCGCGACCTCGGCAACCGGGTGATCTCGGCCAATGCCTATCTCGGCGCCGGCCCGATCGCCGAGGCGCTGGCCCGAGGCGCCGACGTCGTCATCACCGGCCGGGTCGGCGACCCGGCTTTGTTCCTCGCCCCCCTCATCCACGCCTTCGGCTGGGGAATGGACGACTGGGATCGCCTCGGCCGCGGCACGCTCGCCGGCCACCTCCTCGAATGCGCCGGCCAGATCACCGGCGGCTACTTCGCCGATCCCGGGGTGAAGGACGTGGCCGGCCTCGCCCGCCTCGGCTTTCCCATCGGCATCGTCGACGAAGAGGGTGGGATCGAGATCACCAAGGTTCCGGGATCGGGCGGGCAGGTGACGCTCGCGACCTGCAAGGAGCAGCTGCTCTACGAGGTGCACGACCCCGCCCGCTACCTCCAGCCCGACGTGGTGGCCGACTTCTCCGAGGTGACGATGGAGGCACTCGGCCCCGACCGGGTGCGGGTGACGGGCGGGCGCGGCCTGCCTGCGACCGGGCTCCTCAAGGTCTCGGTCGGGTTGATCGATTCCTATATCGGCGAGGGCCAGATCTCCTATGCGGGCCCAGGCGCCGTAGCGCGCGGCCGCCTCGCCCTCGACATCGTGCGCGAGCGCCTTGAGCTCACCGGCGTCAGGGCGAGCGAGCTGCGCTTCGACCTGATCGGCGTCGATTCCCTGCACGGTGCCCGTCTGGCGGGTGAAGCAGAGCCCTACGAAGTCAGAATCCGCGTCGCCGGGCGCTGCGACAGCCTCGGGGAGGCGGCGCGGATCGGCAACGAGGTCGAGACCCTCTACACCAACGGCCCGGCCGGCGGCGGCGGGGCCTGGAAATCGGCCCGCGAGGTGGTCGGCGTGCTCTCGGTCCTGGTGCCGGCGGCGCTCGCCCGGCCGAGCGTGCAAATGATCGAGGCGTGA
- a CDS encoding citrate:proton symporter, with product MLALLGLCTIALLLAAILTKRLSPLVALIVIPVAAALAGGFGLETGKFVLAGIQSLAPVVGMFVFAILFFGIVSDAGLLDPIIDKILATVGTRPSRIVPGTTLLALLIHLDGSGAVTFLITIPAMLPLYDRVGIDRRILACAASLAAGVNFLPWTGPMIRASAALKLPIPDIFTPLVPVQAVGLLFIFAVSYWLGLREERRLKRAGAGTGEAITAGGRALSEAERSLRRPDRFWQNLVLTVAVLGTMVLMAEKIPPALMFMLGTALALIINYPSVDAQRQRIDAHAKAAILMASILLAAGVFTGIMQGTGMLKAMAQGAVAFVPPGLAPHIPFALGLVSMPLSMLFDPDSFYFGVLPVVAEVAHQLGVPPLQVAQGALLGQMTTGFPVSPLTPATFLVCGLCGIDLADHQKFTFPFLLAASVVMTFAAVAFGVFPL from the coding sequence ATGCTGGCCCTGCTCGGCCTGTGCACGATCGCGTTGCTGCTCGCCGCCATCCTGACCAAGCGCCTGTCGCCCCTCGTGGCGTTGATCGTGATCCCGGTCGCCGCCGCCCTCGCCGGCGGGTTCGGGCTCGAGACCGGCAAGTTCGTGCTCGCCGGCATCCAGAGCCTGGCGCCGGTCGTCGGGATGTTCGTGTTCGCGATCCTGTTCTTCGGCATCGTCAGCGATGCCGGGCTGCTCGATCCGATCATCGATAAAATTCTCGCCACCGTCGGCACCCGGCCGAGCCGGATCGTGCCCGGCACGACGCTGCTCGCGCTGCTGATCCACCTCGACGGCTCGGGCGCGGTGACCTTCCTCATCACGATTCCGGCGATGTTGCCGCTCTACGACCGGGTCGGGATCGACCGGCGCATCCTCGCCTGCGCGGCGTCGCTTGCAGCCGGCGTCAACTTCCTGCCCTGGACCGGGCCGATGATCCGGGCCTCCGCCGCCCTGAAATTGCCGATCCCCGACATCTTCACGCCGCTGGTGCCGGTGCAGGCGGTCGGCCTCCTGTTCATCTTCGCCGTCTCGTACTGGCTCGGCCTGCGCGAGGAGCGCCGTCTGAAGCGCGCCGGGGCCGGCACCGGAGAGGCGATCACCGCCGGCGGGCGCGCCTTGAGCGAGGCCGAGCGGTCGTTGCGCCGGCCGGACCGGTTCTGGCAAAACCTCGTCCTCACGGTCGCGGTGCTCGGCACCATGGTGCTGATGGCCGAAAAGATCCCACCGGCCCTGATGTTCATGCTCGGCACGGCTTTGGCGCTGATCATCAACTACCCGAGCGTCGACGCCCAGCGCCAGCGCATCGATGCCCACGCGAAGGCGGCGATCCTGATGGCGTCGATCCTGCTGGCGGCGGGCGTGTTCACCGGCATCATGCAGGGCACCGGCATGCTGAAGGCGATGGCGCAAGGGGCCGTGGCCTTCGTGCCGCCCGGCCTCGCCCCGCACATTCCCTTCGCGCTCGGCCTCGTCTCGATGCCGCTCAGCATGCTGTTCGACCCGGATTCGTTCTATTTCGGCGTGCTGCCGGTGGTGGCCGAGGTCGCCCACCAGCTCGGCGTGCCGCCGCTCCAGGTGGCGCAAGGCGCGCTGCTCGGCCAGATGACCACCGGCTTCCCCGTCAGTCCGCTCACCCCGGCGACCTTCCTGGTCTGCGGGCTCTGCGGCATCGACCTCGCCGACCACCAGAAATTCACCTTCCCGTTCCTGCTCGCGGCCTCCGTGGTGATGACCTTCGCGGCCGTCGCCTTCGGGGTTTTTCCGCTCTGA
- a CDS encoding LysR family transcriptional regulator, translated as MDLNLRHVRAFVSVAHLRSFTRAAALLNLSQPALTVQIRRLEEALAVRLLDRNSRSVAPTRVGRELLPVFQRVLRELDSVVIDTRDLAARRHGIVRIAALPSVAAGVLPDAIAAFRAAHPRMGFVVKDAIAERVLALVRREEVDLGVTGGEVRDPDVAVLARAADALHVVYPAGHPIGEVETVTLEALAEYPLVLMDAETSVRAVVDAAFVAAGRLPVTACEATYMMTAVGMVRAGLGLTILPGSAREIRAEPDLRSRPIAEASFSRPVCLIAKAGRTLPAAAEDFLGELVPALGAEFSGVG; from the coding sequence ATGGATCTCAACCTGCGCCACGTCCGGGCCTTCGTGTCGGTCGCGCATCTGCGCAGCTTCACCCGGGCGGCCGCGCTCCTGAACCTGTCGCAGCCAGCCCTGACGGTGCAGATTCGCCGGCTGGAGGAGGCCCTGGCGGTGCGCCTCCTCGACCGCAACAGCCGCAGCGTCGCGCCGACCCGGGTCGGGCGCGAGCTGCTGCCGGTGTTTCAGCGCGTACTGCGCGAGCTCGACAGCGTCGTCATCGACACCCGCGACCTCGCGGCGCGGCGCCACGGCATCGTGCGGATCGCGGCCCTGCCCTCGGTGGCGGCGGGCGTGCTGCCGGACGCGATCGCGGCCTTCCGGGCGGCGCATCCGCGGATGGGCTTCGTCGTCAAGGACGCCATCGCCGAGCGGGTGCTCGCTTTGGTGCGGCGCGAGGAGGTCGATCTCGGAGTCACCGGCGGCGAGGTGCGCGATCCCGACGTCGCGGTGCTCGCGCGCGCCGCGGACGCCCTGCACGTGGTCTATCCCGCGGGCCACCCGATCGGGGAGGTCGAGACCGTGACCCTGGAGGCGCTGGCCGAGTACCCGCTGGTGCTGATGGATGCCGAGACCAGCGTGCGCGCCGTCGTCGACGCCGCCTTCGTAGCCGCCGGGCGCCTGCCGGTGACGGCCTGCGAGGCGACCTACATGATGACCGCGGTCGGCATGGTGCGGGCTGGGCTCGGCCTCACCATCCTGCCGGGCTCCGCCCGCGAGATCCGCGCCGAGCCCGACTTGCGCTCGCGTCCGATCGCCGAGGCGAGCTTTTCCCGCCCGGTCTGCCTGATCGCCAAGGCCGGGCGCACGCTGCCGGCCGCGGCGGAGGATTTTTTGGGGGAGCTGGTGCCGGCGCTGGGGGCGGAGTTTTCGGGGGTGGGGTGA
- a CDS encoding malonyl-CoA synthase — MSNHFFDIVRSRLPADPAAKVFLETPEGLRWSYADLIAESGRYAAALVGLGVAPGDRVAVQVEKSPAVIALYLGCVRAGAVFLPLNTGYTPAEIAYFLGDAEPALFVCDPGKLDALKPVAEAAGVKQVGTLDAKGEGTMAAEAAGQTGDFADVPRASDDLAAILYTSGTTGRSKGAMLTHDNLSSNALTLVDYWRFTPDDVLIHALPVFHTHGLFVATNTVLMSGAAMVFLPKLDPPLILSLMGRATALMGVPTFYTRLLKEPGLTREATAGMRLFVSGSAPLLAETHREWQEKTGHAILERYGMTETNMSTSNPYDGDRVAGTVGFPLPGVSLRVVDPETGRGLAADQVGMIEVRGPNVFKGYWRMPEKTAAEFKADGFFITGDLGKLDERGYVHIVGRGKDLIITGGFNVYPKEVETEIDGLPGVLESAVIGVPHPDFGEGVTAVVVPRGAEAPSEAAILSALEGRLAKFKLPKRVIIADELPRNTMGKVQKNLLRETHKGLYGG, encoded by the coding sequence ATGTCCAACCACTTCTTCGACATCGTCCGCTCCCGCCTCCCCGCCGACCCGGCGGCCAAGGTCTTCCTCGAAACTCCCGAGGGCCTGCGCTGGAGCTACGCCGACCTGATCGCCGAATCCGGCCGCTACGCCGCGGCTCTCGTCGGCCTGGGCGTCGCGCCCGGCGACCGGGTGGCGGTGCAGGTCGAGAAGAGCCCGGCGGTGATCGCGCTCTATCTCGGCTGCGTGCGGGCCGGCGCGGTCTTCCTGCCGCTCAACACCGGCTACACCCCCGCCGAGATCGCCTACTTCCTGGGCGACGCCGAGCCGGCCCTGTTCGTCTGCGATCCTGGGAAGCTGGACGCCCTGAAGCCCGTGGCCGAGGCGGCAGGCGTCAAGCAGGTCGGCACACTCGACGCCAAGGGCGAAGGCACGATGGCGGCCGAGGCCGCGGGCCAGACCGGCGACTTCGCCGACGTGCCCCGCGCCTCGGACGATCTCGCGGCGATCCTCTACACCTCGGGCACTACCGGGCGCTCGAAGGGCGCGATGCTCACCCACGACAACCTGTCGTCGAATGCGCTGACGCTCGTCGATTACTGGCGCTTCACGCCGGACGACGTGCTGATCCACGCGCTCCCGGTGTTCCACACCCACGGCCTGTTCGTCGCCACCAACACGGTGCTGATGTCGGGCGCCGCGATGGTCTTCCTCCCCAAGCTCGATCCACCGCTGATCCTGTCGCTGATGGGCCGGGCGACCGCGCTGATGGGCGTGCCGACCTTCTACACCCGCCTTCTCAAGGAGCCGGGCCTGACCCGCGAGGCGACCGCCGGCATGCGCCTGTTCGTCTCCGGCTCGGCGCCCCTGCTCGCCGAGACCCATCGCGAGTGGCAGGAGAAGACCGGCCACGCGATCCTCGAGCGCTACGGCATGACCGAGACCAACATGAGCACGTCGAACCCCTATGACGGCGACCGGGTCGCCGGCACGGTCGGGTTCCCGCTGCCGGGCGTGTCGCTGCGGGTGGTCGATCCGGAGACCGGCCGGGGACTCGCGGCCGATCAGGTCGGGATGATCGAGGTGCGCGGGCCCAACGTGTTCAAGGGCTACTGGCGCATGCCGGAGAAGACCGCCGCCGAGTTCAAGGCCGACGGCTTCTTCATCACCGGCGACCTCGGCAAGCTGGACGAGCGCGGCTACGTCCACATCGTCGGGCGCGGCAAGGACCTGATCATCACCGGCGGCTTCAACGTCTACCCGAAGGAGGTCGAGACCGAGATCGACGGGTTGCCCGGCGTGCTCGAATCGGCGGTGATCGGCGTACCCCATCCGGATTTCGGCGAGGGCGTCACCGCCGTGGTGGTGCCGCGCGGGGCGGAGGCCCCGAGCGAGGCCGCGATCCTCTCGGCCCTCGAAGGGCGGCTCGCCAAGTTCAAGCTGCCGAAGCGCGTCATCATCGCGGACGAGCTGCCCCGCAATACCATGGGCAAGGTGCAGAAGAACCTGCTGCGCGAGACGCATAAGGGGTTGTACGGGGGCTGA
- a CDS encoding malonyl-CoA decarboxylase, whose amino-acid sequence MAAISFLGDLLQSISDRGRGLIAFGRDDPAKASVAEVVKLCEDLISRRGEASGVALARIILDRYDSFGRADRHDFLRRIALDFGADHAAVEGAIAAYAKAPSRAALGRLHEAAEPRSQELIRRLNLARDGTIALVRMREDLFSLRDAARKADKPDPALAEAVESLDSDFEHLFASWFNRGFLVLRRIDWTTPAHILEKIIRYEAVHAISDWDDLRRRIEPPDRRCFAFFHPALLDEPLIFVEVALTTGIAAAIAPILANDRRPTDTREATTAIFYSISNCQKGLAGITFGNFLIKQVVEDLCREMSALKTFVTLSPVPTFRTWLDRERRADAPQGITREDVETLRLLDQPDWHADKAKADAVKKALLPAAAYYFLRAKTPRGKPVDPVARFHLGNGARLERLNFLGDVSPKGLAQGYGLMVNYLYDLAAIEKNHETYANLGTVSASLTVNRELRQNLPPARSVALAEA is encoded by the coding sequence ATGGCGGCGATCTCGTTCCTCGGCGACCTCCTCCAGAGCATCTCGGACCGGGGCCGCGGGCTGATCGCCTTCGGCCGCGACGATCCCGCCAAGGCGAGCGTCGCCGAGGTGGTGAAGCTCTGCGAGGACCTGATCTCCCGGCGCGGCGAGGCCTCGGGCGTCGCGCTGGCCCGTATCATCCTCGACCGCTACGACAGCTTCGGGCGCGCCGACCGCCACGATTTCCTGCGCCGCATCGCCCTCGATTTCGGCGCCGACCACGCGGCGGTGGAGGGCGCCATCGCGGCCTACGCCAAGGCGCCGTCCCGGGCGGCGCTGGGGCGCCTGCACGAGGCGGCCGAGCCGCGATCGCAGGAGCTGATCCGCCGCCTCAACCTCGCCCGCGACGGCACGATCGCCCTGGTGCGGATGCGCGAGGACCTGTTCTCCTTGCGCGACGCCGCCCGCAAGGCGGACAAGCCGGATCCGGCCCTGGCGGAGGCCGTCGAGAGCCTCGATTCCGACTTCGAGCACCTGTTCGCGTCGTGGTTCAACCGCGGCTTCCTGGTCCTGCGCCGGATCGACTGGACGACGCCGGCCCACATCCTGGAAAAGATCATCCGCTACGAGGCGGTGCACGCCATCTCGGACTGGGACGACCTGCGCCGGCGCATCGAGCCGCCGGACCGGCGCTGCTTCGCCTTCTTCCACCCGGCGCTCCTCGACGAGCCGCTGATCTTCGTCGAGGTGGCGCTCACCACCGGCATCGCCGCGGCGATCGCCCCGATCCTCGCCAACGACCGCCGGCCGACCGACACCCGCGAGGCGACGACCGCGATCTTCTACTCGATCTCGAACTGCCAGAAGGGCCTGGCCGGCATCACCTTCGGCAACTTCCTGATCAAGCAGGTGGTGGAGGATCTCTGCCGCGAGATGTCGGCGCTGAAGACCTTCGTGACCCTGTCGCCGGTGCCGACCTTCCGTACCTGGCTCGACCGCGAGCGCCGGGCCGACGCCCCGCAGGGGATCACCCGCGAGGACGTCGAGACACTGCGCCTCCTCGACCAGCCCGACTGGCACGCCGACAAGGCCAAGGCGGACGCGGTGAAGAAGGCCCTGTTGCCGGCGGCCGCCTACTACTTCCTGCGCGCCAAGACCCCGCGCGGCAAGCCGGTCGATCCGGTCGCCCGGTTCCATCTCGGCAACGGCGCCCGGCTGGAACGCCTGAACTTTCTCGGCGACGTCTCGCCGAAGGGCCTGGCGCAGGGCTACGGCCTGATGGTCAACTACCTCTACGACCTCGCGGCGATCGAGAAGAACCACGAGACCTACGCCAATCTCGGCACGGTCTCGGCCTCGCTCACCGTCAACCGCGAATTGCGCCAGAACCTGCCGCCGGCGCGGTCCGTGGCGCTGGCGGAGGCATAG
- a CDS encoding TRAP transporter large permease subunit translates to MSTAIIGTLYAGATLGAMLAGIPIAFALGAVALVFMLAFMPGASLDTVAQNVYEEMASITLLSIPLFILKGAAIGRSKAGQDLYSAMHAWMHKIPGGLGIANVFACALFAAMAGSSPATCSAIGSAGIPEMRRRGYSGGFAAGIIAAGGTLGILLPPSITMILYAVAAEQSLGRLFLAGIGPGLLLVLLFAAYAAWRFRREFATARAAYVTGGPEHPILAEDRYSMAERFSTLPRVLPFVVLLTGVMVALYGGYATPSETAGLGGLLALALIAAIYGVWRARDVSPILIATLRESTMLMLIIGMSLLYAYVMSYLHISQAAAAAIVAMHLSPWLLLLTILLLVVGLGFFLPPVSIILMTAPIILPPLREAGFDLVWFGVVMTITMEMGLIHPPVGLNIFVIKNIAPDIPLSEIIWGTLPFVILMAVAILVLCVVPGIALWLPDLLLPSTK, encoded by the coding sequence ATGAGCACCGCGATCATCGGCACCCTCTACGCGGGCGCCACCCTGGGGGCGATGCTCGCCGGCATCCCGATCGCCTTCGCGCTCGGCGCGGTGGCGCTCGTCTTCATGCTGGCCTTCATGCCCGGCGCCTCCCTCGATACGGTGGCGCAGAACGTCTACGAGGAGATGGCCTCGATCACGCTCCTGTCGATCCCGCTCTTCATCCTGAAGGGCGCGGCGATCGGCCGGTCGAAGGCGGGTCAGGACCTCTACTCGGCGATGCATGCCTGGATGCACAAGATCCCGGGAGGCCTCGGCATCGCCAACGTCTTCGCCTGCGCACTCTTCGCCGCCATGGCGGGATCGAGCCCGGCGACCTGCTCGGCGATCGGTTCCGCCGGCATCCCGGAGATGCGTCGGCGCGGCTATTCCGGAGGCTTCGCCGCCGGCATCATCGCGGCGGGCGGCACCCTCGGCATCCTGCTGCCGCCCTCGATCACCATGATCCTCTACGCGGTCGCGGCCGAGCAGTCGCTCGGGCGGCTCTTCCTCGCCGGCATCGGCCCGGGGCTGCTGCTGGTCCTGCTCTTCGCGGCCTACGCCGCCTGGCGCTTCCGGCGCGAATTCGCCACGGCGCGGGCGGCCTACGTCACCGGCGGGCCGGAGCACCCGATCCTGGCGGAAGACCGCTACTCGATGGCAGAGCGCTTCTCGACCCTGCCGCGGGTGCTGCCCTTCGTGGTGCTGCTCACCGGCGTCATGGTGGCGCTCTACGGCGGCTACGCCACGCCCTCCGAGACGGCCGGCCTCGGCGGATTGCTGGCGCTGGCGCTGATCGCGGCGATCTACGGCGTCTGGCGGGCCCGGGACGTCAGCCCGATCCTGATCGCGACGCTCCGCGAATCGACCATGCTGATGCTGATCATCGGCATGTCGCTGCTCTACGCCTACGTGATGAGCTACCTCCACATCTCGCAGGCCGCCGCCGCCGCGATCGTGGCGATGCATCTCTCGCCGTGGCTGCTGCTCCTCACCATCCTGCTCCTGGTGGTGGGCCTCGGCTTCTTCCTGCCGCCGGTCTCGATCATTCTCATGACCGCGCCGATCATCCTGCCGCCGCTGCGGGAGGCGGGGTTCGACCTGGTCTGGTTCGGCGTCGTCATGACGATCACCATGGAGATGGGGCTGATCCACCCGCCGGTGGGCCTCAACATCTTCGTCATCAAGAACATCGCGCCCGACATCCCGCTCTCCGAGATCATCTGGGGCACCTTGCCCTTCGTGATCCTGATGGCCGTGGCGATCCTGGTCCTGTGCGTCGTCCCCGGCATCGCGTTGTGGCTGCCGGATCTCCTCTTGCCCTCGACCAAGTAG
- a CDS encoding TRAP transporter small permease, whose amino-acid sequence MSHAFDAASAAAEPERASARVRLPGPLAAIDAAMAGLNRLILLLGGVALVAACLVLSYSVVVRYFLKIPTEWQDETAVFLIVGATFLSAAGVQAKRGHVAIEALTGLLPPRANRLRLLFADVVSLGFVAFFAWKSWTLLHEAWEDGQISQSTWGPPLWIPYSLMAVGMTLLALQFLLQIAEAVARGPEAAGFADPKVGLSADLERAKKHDKQPGEKGVAR is encoded by the coding sequence GTGAGCCACGCCTTCGACGCGGCCTCCGCCGCCGCGGAGCCGGAGCGCGCATCGGCGCGGGTCCGGCTCCCCGGCCCGCTCGCGGCGATCGACGCCGCGATGGCGGGCTTGAACCGCTTGATCCTGCTTCTCGGCGGCGTCGCCCTCGTCGCCGCCTGCTTGGTGCTGAGCTACAGCGTCGTCGTCCGCTACTTCCTGAAGATCCCGACCGAGTGGCAGGACGAGACGGCGGTGTTCCTCATCGTCGGCGCCACCTTCCTCTCGGCGGCGGGCGTCCAGGCCAAGCGCGGCCACGTCGCCATCGAGGCGCTGACTGGCCTCCTGCCGCCGCGGGCGAACCGCCTGCGCCTGCTCTTCGCCGACGTGGTCAGCCTCGGCTTCGTCGCGTTCTTCGCCTGGAAGAGCTGGACCCTGCTGCACGAGGCCTGGGAGGACGGCCAGATCTCGCAATCGACCTGGGGCCCGCCGCTCTGGATCCCCTACTCGCTGATGGCTGTCGGTATGACGCTGCTGGCGCTGCAATTCCTGCTCCAGATCGCCGAGGCCGTCGCCCGCGGCCCGGAGGCCGCCGGCTTCGCCGATCCGAAGGTGGGCTTAAGCGCCGATCTCGAGCGGGCCAAGAAGCACGACAAGCAACCCGGCGAGAAGGGGGTTGCCCGATGA